The genome window CAAGACCGCTTCTGGGCCGGACCTGCGCCTCAAAGCCATCAGGCAGGGCTATGGCAATGCCGGTGGGAACAAGCGCCCGCTCTCCGGGTTTAAGCACCAGATCGGCATCCACATCGGCGCAGAGATCCATCCCCGCGGCATGGGGGGTCATGTAGCGGGGATGGGGGAGAGCCGAACCGGGCCGAACCCGGCGAATCTTTACCAAGCAAGGCTGCATGGACCGGCCACCTAAAGCGCAAGCCGCGAGACATCAAACGCAGCACTGTCAACCTTGCCCATGAGGGCAAGAGTCAGATAACGCTCGTCAAAAATCTCGCCGGCAAGTTCGAGAACACCCTGACTTGTTACGGAGTCGAATCCATCCGTCAGTTCATGAATAGGAATATAGCGTCCGAAATAAATTTCGTTTTTAGCGAGCTTAGTCATCCTGTTGTCGGAGCTTTCCAGGGAAAGATAGATGTTACCTTTTATCTGCTCCTTGGCCGACTCTAACTCAGTGAACGGAACAAGTTCCGTTTTCAGACGCTTCAGCTCAGCAAAGGCGATGTCGAGCACATCGTCGAGCTTTGCCGGACTTGTACCGGCGTACACAACAAGCGAGCCCGCATCCGTGTGGGAAACCACGTAGGAATAGACCGAATAGGCAAGACCCAGCCGCTCGCGGATCTCCTGGAACAGTCGGGAGCTCATGCTGCCACCGAGAAGCGTATTGACCAGATAGACTTCGAACCGACGCGGGTGATTCTGAGGAAATGCCTTGGTGCCGAGACAGATGTGAACCTGTTCCAAATCCTTTTCCACTACCTCAACCTGCTTTTCGTAAGCGGGCAGATGGCAGATATCCCGGCCCGAGCCGGTGGGAACCTGTCCAAAGAGACCGTCCACCAGGCTCAGGAGTTCGTCGTGGCGTACGTTGCCGGCCACAGCAATGATAATGTCGTCAGAGCGGTATTTTTCTCTCAGATGGGTAATGATCGCATCCCGCGAAAGCCCTTCGATGCTCTCTACGCTGCCGAGAATCGACAGGCCGAGGGGATGTCCCCGCCAGAAGCTCCGGTGGAACAGATCGTGAACGTAATCATCCGGCGTGTCCTCCAGCATGTTGATTTCCTGGAGGATCACCTTCCGCTCTTTCTCGATCTCTTCGGAGTCGAAGACTGAGTTGAGAAAGATGTCGGCAAGAAGATCAATTGTCTTTGGAAGGAATTTGTCGAGTACCTTAGCGTAATAGCAGACGTACTCGCGGCTCGTGAACGCATTGAGCACGCCGCCCACCGAATCGATTTCACGTGCAATATCAAGGGCACTGCGCTGCTCCGTTCCCTTGAACATCAGGTGTTCGATAAAGTGAGCGACGCCATTGTGCTCCCGCCGTTCATGGCGGGAGCCGTTGGCTACCCAGATACCAATGGAGACGGAATGGACGTGGGGCATGTATTCGGAGATGATCCGCACGCCATTGTCAAGGATTGTTTTATTGACCATGGATAAAACTATACCCGGACTGGAGCATTATGCCAGCGCCTGCCCTATTCGGGCAGCACGGCGCCGAGCGCCTCTTTCCGCGACAGCTTTATCTTGCCCTGCTTGTCAATGCCGATGCACTTTACCAGCACCTTGTCGCCCTCATTCAGCACATCGGTAACGTTCTTTACCCGCTCGGTATCCAGTTCGGAAATATGGACAAGTCCGTCGGTACCGGGGAAGATTTCCACGAATGCACCGAAATCCATGACTTTCTTGACGGTGCCCATGTAGAGTTTGCCCTCTTCCGCCTCGGCCGTGAGGTCGCGAATCATCTTGATAGCCTTATCGCAGGCCTCCTTGCTGGTGCTGGCAATATTGATACGGCCACTGTCCTCGATGTCGATGGATACGCCGGTCGCCTCGGTGATGCCACGGATGTTCTTGCCGCCGGACCCGATAACGTCGCGGATTTTATCGGTCTTGACCCAGATGGTGGTGATGCGGGGAGCATGGGGAGAGAGATCGGCCCGCGGAGCGGCAATAGCCTGATTCATCTTGCCCAGGATGTGGAGCCTGCCGTCACGGGCCTGCAGCAGGGCCTTCTCCATGATCTCACGGGTGACGCCGGTAATCTTGATGTCCATCTGGATGGCGGTTACCCCTGCTTCGGTGCCGGCCACCTTGAAATCCATATCGCCCAGATGATCCTCATCACCGAGGATGTCGGAAAGAATGGCGACGCCCTCCCCTTCCTTGATGAGGCCCATGGCAATACCCGCCACCGGGGCCTTGATCGGCACGCCCGCATCCATCATCGCCAGTGCGCCGCCGCACACGCTTGCCATGGAGGAGGAACCGTTGCTTTCGAGGATATCGGAGACAATGCGGATGGTGTAGGGAAAGTC of Geobacter anodireducens contains these proteins:
- a CDS encoding zinc protease, whose protein sequence is MVNKTILDNGVRIISEYMPHVHSVSIGIWVANGSRHERREHNGVAHFIEHLMFKGTEQRSALDIAREIDSVGGVLNAFTSREYVCYYAKVLDKFLPKTIDLLADIFLNSVFDSEEIEKERKVILQEINMLEDTPDDYVHDLFHRSFWRGHPLGLSILGSVESIEGLSRDAIITHLREKYRSDDIIIAVAGNVRHDELLSLVDGLFGQVPTGSGRDICHLPAYEKQVEVVEKDLEQVHICLGTKAFPQNHPRRFEVYLVNTLLGGSMSSRLFQEIRERLGLAYSVYSYVVSHTDAGSLVVYAGTSPAKLDDVLDIAFAELKRLKTELVPFTELESAKEQIKGNIYLSLESSDNRMTKLAKNEIYFGRYIPIHELTDGFDSVTSQGVLELAGEIFDERYLTLALMGKVDSAAFDVSRLAL